Proteins from a genomic interval of Triplophysa dalaica isolate WHDGS20190420 chromosome 21, ASM1584641v1, whole genome shotgun sequence:
- the acad9 gene encoding complex I assembly factor ACAD9, mitochondrial yields MNLNKLFVLSKSVKIGRNLIAARVGHVGAECLQKRCMRSSARSLAYAKDLFLGKVNKAEVFPYPEISNEELEEMNQLVQPVEKYFNEEVDSKKIDHDAVIPPETLNGLKELGLFGIQIPEEYGGLGLSNTMYARLGEITSLDGAIAVTLAAHQAIGLKGILIAGTEEQKNKYLPKLATGEHIAAFCLTEPGSGSDAASIQTRATLTEDGKHYLINGTKFWISNGGWADIMTVFARTEVVDKDGQKKDKITAFIVERAFGGIASGKPEDKLGIRGSNTCEVSFEDTKVPIENVIGEVGGGFKVAMNILNNGRFSMGSAGAGMIKKLIELTSEYAGTRKQFNRSLAEFGMVQDKFATMAINAFVMESMAYLTAGMMDRPGVPDCSMEAAMVKIFSSEGSWICVSEALQVLGGLGYTKNYPYERYLRDCRILQIFEGTNEILRMYIALAGMQYAGKILTGKIKEMKKGNLGVVFEILGKKLKDSVVKTVDFGLTGKDGVVHPSLAESAKMFEENAALFGSTVESLLYRYGKTIVDEQLALKKVADVLINLYAMTAVLSRATRSINIGLRNHDHEVLLANTFCQDAYFKNNYSMTQLQKNSPENNDASIKKIAQEVLAKRAYICSHPLDRTY; encoded by the exons ATGAatctaaataaactttttgttttgtcgAAATCAGTCAAGATCGGAAGAAATTTGATCGCTGCACGAGTAGGACACGTCGGTGCGGAATGTCTACAAAAGCGCTGCATGAGATCCAGTGCGAGGAGTTTGGCATATGCTAAAGATCTGTTTCTGGGCAAAGTAAACAAG GCGGAAGTGTTTCCTTATCCAGAAATAAGCAATGAAGAACTAGAGGAGATGAACCAGCTTGTCCAGCCGGTGGAGAAGTATTTTAATGAAGAAG TTGATTCTAAGAAGATCGACCACGATGCTGTCATTCCTCCCGAGACTTTGAATGGGCTAAAGGAACTTGGACTGTTTGGCATCCAGATACCTGAAGAATATG GCGGGCTGGGCCTGTCTAACACAATGTATGCCAGGTTAGGAGAAATCACATCTTTGGATGGAGCTATTGCAGTCACTCTTGCTGCACATCAGGCCATTGGCCTAAAG GGTATTTTGATTGCTGGAACAgaagaacagaaaaataaatacctGCCCAAACTAGCAACAGGAGAACACATTGCAGCATTTTGCCTCACTGAACCAGGAAG TGGCAGCGATGCTGCATCTATTCAGACACGTGCCACCCTGACAGAGGACGGAAAACACTATCTGATCAACGGCACTAAG TTCTGGATTTCAAATGGTGGTTGGGCTGACATCATGACCGTGTTTGCCAGAACCGAGGTCGTTGATAAAGACGGTCAAAAGAAAGATAAGATCACCGCTTTTATTGTGGAAAGAGCTTTTGGTGGAATCGCCAGTGGCAAGCCTGAGGACAAGCTCGGCATCAGAGGCTCAAATA CCTGTGAAGTCTCATTTGAGGACACCAAAGTGCCAATCGAGAATGTGATTGGTGAAGTTGGTGGCGGCTTTAAG GTTGCAATGAACATTCTTAATAACGGACGCTTCAGCATGGGCAGTGCTGGTGCGGGAATGATCAAGAAACTGATTG AGTTGACTTCAGAATATGCCGGCACAAGGAAACAATTCAACAGGAGCCTTGCTGAGTTTGGAATGGTTCAG GACAAATTTGCTACCATGGCTATCAATGCCTTTGTGATGGAGAGCATGGCCTATCTCACAGCTGGAATGATGGATCGACCTGGAGTTCCTGACTGTTCTATGGAGGCTGCAATGGTCAAG ATCTTTAGTTCTGAGGGTTCCTGGATCTGTGTGAGTGAAGCTCTGCAGGTGTTAGGAGGGCTGGGATATACCAAGAACTACCCCTACGAGCGCTACCTCAGGGACTGCCGCATCCTTCAGATATTTGAG GGGACTAATGAGATTTTGAGGATGTACATCGCACTTGCAGGAATGCAGTACGCTGGCAAAATATTAACAGGAAAAATCAA GGAAATGAAAAAGGGCAATTTGGGCGTGGTGTTTGAGATCCTGGGGAAGAAGTTGAAGGACTCAGTGGTGAAGACGGTGGACTTTGGACTGACCGGCAAAGACGGAGTAGTTCACCCCAGTCTGGCG GAGAGCGCCAAAATGTTTGAGGAGAACGCTGCACTCTTCGGATCTACAGTGGAAAGCTTGCTTTATCGATACGGAAAG ACAATCGTTGACGAGCAGCTGGCTCTTAAAAAAGTTGCAGACGTGCTGATTAACCTCTACGCCATGACGGCTGTCCTATCCCGCGCCACTCGCTCCATCAACATCGGTCTGCGCAACCATGACCACGAG GTGCTGCTAGCCAACACTTTCTGCCAGGACGCCTACTTCAAGAACAACTACTCGATGACTCAGCTTCAAAAAA ATTCCCCAGAGAACAACGATGCCAGTATTAAGAAGATTGCCCAGGAGGTGCTGGCAAAGAGGGCGTATATCTGCTCACATCCTCTGGACAGAACTTATTGA